The following proteins are co-located in the Maridesulfovibrio sp. genome:
- a CDS encoding peptide chain release factor 3: MSQNIDPNIKKEVERRRTFGIISHPDAGKTTLTEKLLLYGGAIQMAGTVKSRKAARHATSDWMAMEQERGISVTTSVMKFNYHDYEVNLLDTPGHQDFSEDTYRVLTAVDSALMVIDCAKGVEVQTKKLMEVCRMRDTPIITFINKMDREGIDPFELLQDIEDTLKIECAPLSWPIGMGSDFKGTYNIHKGELHLFSAVHGGGIQKGVVIKDLSDPRLDELLGEQAEQLREELELLDGAGYPFDKERYLAGKQTPVFFGSAINNFGVQEMLDSFVELAPHPKPRATTTRDVSPFESDFSAVAFKIQANMDPAHRDRIAFMRICSGKFTRGMKVRHHRIGKDVQIANATIFMAQDRTGVEEAYPGDIIGVHNHGTIKIGDTFTESKEELKFTGIPNFAPEHFRRVILKDPLKSKQLDKGLHQLAEEGAVQLFKPLGNNDKILGAVGLLQFDVIMSRLKDEYGVAALYEPVEYHTARWISSSEPKEIDGVKKRYPRFVALDGDDNLTFLAPSQWRLQQAEEEWPKINFSKTREHQ; the protein is encoded by the coding sequence ATGTCCCAGAATATAGATCCCAATATCAAGAAAGAAGTTGAACGCCGCCGGACCTTCGGCATCATCAGCCACCCTGATGCGGGTAAAACCACCCTGACCGAAAAGCTGCTTCTCTACGGTGGAGCGATCCAGATGGCCGGAACAGTCAAATCCCGTAAAGCCGCACGCCATGCAACCTCCGACTGGATGGCCATGGAACAGGAACGCGGTATCTCCGTAACCACCTCAGTTATGAAGTTCAATTACCATGACTATGAAGTCAACCTGCTGGATACTCCCGGTCACCAGGACTTTTCCGAAGATACCTACCGCGTGCTCACAGCAGTCGACTCCGCACTTATGGTCATTGACTGCGCCAAGGGGGTAGAGGTTCAGACCAAGAAGCTGATGGAAGTCTGCCGCATGCGCGACACCCCCATCATCACTTTCATCAACAAGATGGACCGCGAAGGTATCGACCCCTTCGAACTCCTGCAGGACATTGAAGACACCCTGAAAATAGAATGCGCACCATTAAGCTGGCCCATCGGCATGGGTTCCGACTTCAAGGGAACCTACAACATCCACAAGGGAGAGCTACATCTTTTCTCCGCTGTTCACGGCGGCGGAATCCAGAAGGGCGTGGTTATCAAAGACCTGTCCGACCCACGCCTTGATGAACTGCTCGGAGAACAGGCCGAACAGTTGCGCGAAGAACTGGAACTGCTCGACGGTGCAGGCTATCCCTTTGACAAGGAACGCTATCTCGCGGGTAAACAGACCCCGGTATTTTTCGGCAGCGCCATCAACAACTTCGGGGTTCAGGAAATGCTGGATTCCTTTGTGGAACTTGCCCCGCACCCCAAACCGCGTGCCACCACAACCCGCGATGTATCGCCCTTTGAATCCGACTTCTCAGCTGTTGCCTTTAAAATTCAGGCCAACATGGACCCCGCGCACCGTGACCGCATCGCATTCATGCGCATCTGTTCCGGTAAATTCACGCGCGGCATGAAGGTCCGTCACCACCGCATCGGTAAAGACGTACAGATCGCCAACGCCACCATCTTCATGGCACAGGACAGGACCGGCGTGGAAGAAGCGTATCCCGGAGACATCATCGGTGTTCACAACCACGGAACCATCAAGATCGGGGACACTTTCACCGAGAGCAAGGAAGAGTTGAAGTTTACCGGAATCCCCAACTTCGCACCTGAACATTTCCGCCGCGTTATCCTCAAGGACCCGCTCAAGAGCAAGCAGCTCGACAAAGGCCTGCACCAGCTGGCCGAAGAAGGTGCTGTGCAGCTTTTCAAGCCGCTGGGCAACAACGACAAGATTCTCGGTGCAGTGGGCCTGCTCCAGTTTGACGTCATCATGTCCCGTCTTAAAGACGAATACGGTGTTGCCGCTCTCTACGAACCGGTTGAATACCATACCGCCCGCTGGATCAGCAGCAGCGAACCCAAAGAAATCGACGGGGTCAAAAAACGCTATCCTCGTTTCGTAGCCCTTGACGGTGACGACAACCTGACCTTCCTCGCTCCCAGCCAGTGGCGTTTGCAGCAGGCTGAAGAGGAATGGCCTAAAATCAATTTTAGCAAGACCCGCGAGCATCAGTAA
- a CDS encoding 3'-5' exonuclease, producing MQVPEQYKRKFTKDEINEMPLRQYEGAIKLIDCEEDVPAAIEELSQCELLGFDTETRPVFRKGVSYPPSLIQLATEDCVYLLHLNHISLSDHIKELLSSADIIKTGVAVINDVKELRDVSPFEGKGFVDLGDLARSLEMQTNGLRNLAANLLGFRISKGVQCSNWGRKELTPQQITYAATDAWVSREIYLKFQEFGVI from the coding sequence ATGCAAGTACCTGAACAATATAAAAGAAAATTTACCAAAGACGAAATCAACGAAATGCCCCTGCGCCAGTATGAAGGGGCCATAAAACTGATTGACTGCGAAGAAGATGTTCCGGCGGCAATCGAAGAGTTGAGCCAATGTGAACTGCTCGGCTTTGATACCGAGACCCGTCCGGTTTTCCGTAAAGGAGTCTCCTACCCTCCATCCTTGATCCAATTGGCAACAGAAGACTGCGTCTACCTGCTGCACCTGAATCATATTTCCCTTTCCGACCATATTAAGGAACTGCTCTCCTCCGCCGATATCATCAAAACCGGAGTCGCGGTAATCAATGATGTAAAAGAATTGCGTGATGTCTCCCCTTTTGAAGGCAAAGGATTCGTGGACCTCGGCGATCTTGCCAGATCACTGGAAATGCAGACCAACGGCCTGCGCAATCTGGCTGCCAACCTGCTCGGTTTCCGTATATCCAAAGGCGTACAATGCTCCAACTGGGGCCGCAAGGAATTGACCCCGCAACAGATCACCTATGCCGCAACAGACGCTTGGGTAAGCCGTGAGATTTACTTGAAGTTTCAAGAGTTCGGGGTTATTTAA
- the panB gene encoding 3-methyl-2-oxobutanoate hydroxymethyltransferase, with amino-acid sequence MKKITAPDITALKGQRKISMVTAYDYPSGQIVDAAEVDMILVGDSLGMVVLGYEDTLSVTMEDMLHHAAAVSRGSKRALIVGDLPFMAYQPSVQMAVENAGKFLSRTGARAVKLEGGFPFLEHVRAIIDSGIPVQGHIGLTPQHVARFGGFKAQGKNARSAAALVDEALALEAAGCFSIVLEAVPHEVAQEITARLSIPTIGIGAGPDTDGQVLVYHDILGLFDRFVPMFVKKFAQLRGESIDAVKRYIAEVSDGSFPAEGNYSLMDPEELKRFKSLLQDKV; translated from the coding sequence ATGAAAAAAATAACAGCTCCCGATATTACCGCCCTCAAGGGACAGCGTAAGATCTCCATGGTAACTGCCTATGATTATCCTTCCGGGCAGATTGTAGATGCAGCAGAAGTAGATATGATTCTTGTCGGTGATTCATTGGGTATGGTTGTGCTCGGATATGAAGACACCCTCTCTGTAACCATGGAAGATATGTTGCACCATGCTGCGGCTGTTTCCCGGGGATCAAAAAGAGCTCTTATTGTCGGTGACCTGCCGTTTATGGCTTATCAGCCGTCAGTGCAGATGGCGGTGGAGAATGCCGGAAAATTTTTGAGCCGGACTGGAGCACGTGCAGTTAAGCTGGAAGGGGGCTTTCCTTTTCTGGAGCATGTGCGTGCGATAATTGATTCCGGTATCCCGGTGCAGGGACATATCGGGCTGACCCCGCAACATGTTGCCCGTTTCGGCGGATTCAAGGCGCAGGGTAAGAACGCCCGTTCTGCAGCAGCCCTTGTTGATGAAGCTCTGGCACTTGAGGCCGCAGGCTGTTTTTCCATCGTTCTTGAGGCTGTTCCGCACGAGGTTGCTCAGGAGATAACCGCAAGGCTTTCCATTCCTACCATCGGTATCGGTGCCGGACCGGATACCGACGGACAGGTGCTGGTCTATCATGACATCCTTGGTTTGTTTGATCGTTTTGTGCCGATGTTTGTTAAGAAATTCGCTCAGCTGCGCGGGGAAAGCATTGACGCGGTTAAACGTTACATTGCGGAAGTTTCAGATGGATCTTTTCCCGCAGAAGGCAATTACAGCCTCATGGATCCTGAAGAACTTAAGAGGTTTAAAAGTCTGTTGCAGGATAAAGTCTAA
- a CDS encoding S24 family peptidase has product MSKWFDESLERIKKATGTRTQVQLAEILNIRQSSISDAKRRSSIPAEWFIKLYRTHGLNPEWLSDGIEPVYLKPGKGKIAADQILSETTAQYGQVQSRGRIVPVSSMAGEDVGAEVWRPQQVSELSIPETYYRSSLVVLKAEGSSMEPSVRRDAFVGVDDSQKRLMAGDIYAIHVPHQGVVIRRVFFDPENSRFILRPDDSQHPEQYIPVENHEKHVVGRVVWVMQEL; this is encoded by the coding sequence GTGTCAAAGTGGTTTGATGAAAGCTTGGAAAGAATCAAGAAGGCTACCGGAACACGAACTCAGGTTCAGCTTGCCGAAATTTTGAATATTCGACAGTCCAGCATCTCCGATGCCAAAAGAAGAAGCTCTATTCCTGCTGAATGGTTCATCAAGCTGTACAGGACCCACGGACTGAACCCTGAATGGCTTTCTGACGGAATCGAACCTGTCTACCTTAAGCCAGGTAAGGGTAAAATTGCCGCAGACCAGATTCTGAGTGAAACAACAGCCCAGTATGGGCAGGTGCAGTCCAGAGGAAGGATTGTTCCCGTTTCATCCATGGCCGGTGAAGATGTAGGGGCTGAAGTCTGGAGACCGCAACAGGTTTCAGAATTAAGCATTCCTGAAACTTACTACCGCTCCTCTCTGGTTGTCCTCAAGGCAGAAGGTTCCTCCATGGAACCATCGGTGCGCAGGGATGCATTTGTTGGAGTTGACGATTCCCAGAAACGACTCATGGCCGGTGATATTTACGCTATCCATGTACCTCATCAGGGAGTGGTTATCCGCAGGGTTTTTTTTGATCCTGAAAATTCCCGCTTTATTCTTCGCCCTGATGATTCTCAGCATCCTGAACAGTACATCCCGGTTGAAAACCACGAAAAACATGTGGTCGGACGGGTCGTCTGGGTCATGCAGGAATTATAA